One Physeter macrocephalus isolate SW-GA chromosome 7, ASM283717v5, whole genome shotgun sequence genomic window, TGGGGAGAGCAGgtggggccaggctgggctggaAGCACAGGGTGGGCCCCAGGCAGACGCTCCCACCCCCTGAAGGCCCTTCTGCCCTCATGGACACTCCCACCCCCAGGGGGACCCCTTCTCCCCCCGCAAGAGACACTCGCTGGCTGGTTGGTGGGTTCACGTTTACTGAACTGGCCACAGCCCAGGGGGTGGGGGTGCCCCTCACTCCTCTTCCTCCCCGTGGGTGAGCACGTAGCTCGGTGCCTTGTAATCCAGGTTGCCTGCCGCGTCGATGGTGGAGAACTGGAACATCTGGTCAACCTGCGAGTTTGGTGGGGGTCGTGAGGcccaggcaggggtgggagggagtgggagggtcCCCGAGGCCGCAGCCAGCAGGTGAGTTAATTACAGGAACTGGACCCCAGGCTCTGTCTTGTTTCTGTGCTTGGGGggaaggaagtggggggaggCCCTGCAGAGCAAGGGTTGGGGCCGGGGCGGGTGTCTCCCCTCCTGGACACCGGGCATCCCACCCTCCCCAAGGCTGCAGCCTCTGGGGGCCGAGGCACATCCCCCTCCTGAGCCCCCAGGGCCCTGAGAGCCATGCTTGGGTTTCACAGAGGGCcttggggaaggaggtggggtgggggtgaggggacagACCTCCTCAGCAGTCATCTTGTCGGCCTGGGACATGAGCAGCTGCCTGATGCTgaggacaggagggaggggccAAATTAGGCTGCTCTGGAGAAGGCATGGCCCTGAACTGGAGGGGTGGCCCCGGGGGAGCCCCGTGACGGGTCCACATGGGGGGGACAGGGCTGCTCCGAGGTGGGTGTGCCCCCCTTCAATCCCACCCGCTCACAGGGCAGGTGCCTCTTGGGAGCCTGGCTCCGGGTGAGTCCTGGgcactggggtggggtgggggggtgcccacagggagccttccctgacccccacaCCCCTGGgggccagtgcctggcacaccgaATAGGTCCGTTCACGTTGCCTGGCTGAAGTAGCCCCCAAAGGGGCTAAAGACCCAGCGATGGTCTGAACGGCAGTGACCACCGGCCCCGTATGGGTAGGGCTGATCGTGCCCTCGGTTACCCTGAGGCACTCAGGATCCCGGGCAGGGCAATCCGGACCTGAAAGCTGGGCGGGGGGGTTGGCACTCCTCCTACCCTGGTGATGCCCGGGCGCCTGCGGCCACACTTACTAGTCCTTGTTGATGCTGCCTTTGCCGGCGGAGTCCAGCATCTTGAACGCGTTGAGGATGGTCTCCTCGGCATCCGTGCCTGCCCACAGGAGGCCTTGAGTCCTGGGCGTCTTGGGGTCCACGCCCTTGCCCACTCAGTGCCCTGAATGGCCTTCCCACTCTGAGCACCTGGGAgaccctcagctcccaccccaggGGTACTGTTCTCGGGGTCCCTTGGGTCCCGCTAGGCCCAGAGCTGGGCGAATTCTCAGTGAGGGACAGAGGCCCCCATCAGTGGGTGAAGAGGTGGGTCTGGGCTGTCAGCTCACCCACCCTGGGGGGCTGACGGGGCCCCACAGAGGTGGGTCCCAGAATGCCAGGTCCTGGGGCTTTTCAAGAGATCTGCAAATTTGGGTTTTTATGTGAGACGTGTGGATCTCTAAGTGCTTGGAACCAAGTAAGCGCGCACACCGCGCTGGCAGACCCGCGGGCTGGCCCGGCACTCACCGCTCAGCTTCTCCCCAAACATGTTGAGGAACATGGTGAAGTTGATGGGCCCCGAGGCCTCCGTGAGCATGGCGTCCAGCTCCTCGTCCTTGACGTTGGTTTTGCCTGTTGCAGAcgtcgggggtgggggtggggtcacaGGGCAGGAGTGTCGCCTGCCCTGGCTGCCTTGTGGTCCATACAGGTGCCCCACGGGGCCGCCCCCCTCCATCATTCTCCAGGCAACCCCAGAACGAAGATGGGGAGACCGGAGAGAGGGAGGTGAGCCAGTGCAGGCACCCTTGGCCCAGGCGTGGGGGATGCAGGTTCTGCACCCCAGCCCCGGGAGGtggactgaggggggaggggagccagaAGGCCTGTGATCTGTTACCTGGGTGTGAGGGGGCCTGGAGGAAAGGCGGGCACCCCCCAGGTAGAAACCAGCCTGCCCCCGCCCCAGCTCCGAGGGCAGGGCCGCCTCAGGCTGAGGACAGCCGCCCCAGGTGGGGGCGAGGGAGGCCCGCGGGCTGGGCCGCGCCGCCCGCAAAGGACGAGCCTGTGGCTCTTCGGGGGAGCACGGCGGGCcgccctgcctctcccagccccatTCCTGGGCCTCCTTACCGTGCCTGGGGTGGGAGCGCCAGCCCCACCCCCCTCACAGAGGCATCAGCCCCTTCCTCGAGCTCCTTACCCCGCCTCCCGCTCCGGGATGCCCGTGCTCGGGCTGTGCCACCCTCCCATGATGCTCTCTGCCAGCTCTGATCAAACGAGAGGGCAATTTCTCCCCAGGAGAGGCCCACCTCCCCCTCAGCGCCCACGGGAGCCGGGTCAGGCTTTGGGCCGAGGAGCGCAGCGGGGCTCTCGGGGACCGGAGGGCGCTCCTGGAGCCGGAGGGCGGGGCGTTGGGGTGCTGGGCTGGGGTTCTGCCCCTGGGGCACATACCCAGGGAGGCGTAGGTGTCCTTCAGGTCCTCCTTGTCAACGAAGCCGTCTCGGTTCTGGTCTATGAGTGTGAACGCCTGGAACCGAGGCCAGGTTCACTGGGCTGCCCCGAGTGAGGGCAGGCGCCCCCTTTCCTGGCTCTGGATCGAGGGTCTTGTCACCTGCGTTACATTCCCCAGGGGACCCCTCACGCATGAGCTTCTGGGTGGAGGGGTTCCCCATACAAGAGCAGGGCCTCACCTCCTTGAACTCCTGGATCTGGGCCTGCTCAAAGCTGGAGAAGACATTGGATGATGCCCTCTGAGCCCGCAGGGcccccccttccttcttcttggTCTTCCTGCTGGCCTGAGATGAGAACACCAAGGCTCAGGGTCCCCCAGCCTTCCCGAGGGTCTCCTTGGGGGCACCCAGGCATTTGGGGAGACTTAATGCAGAGGATGGGTGGACCATGGCATTTGGGGCTGCAGGAGGCCCCAAGCCCGTGTCCCTGGGCTGGGGCAGCTGCAGGTGCTTGGCATGGTCGAGGGACCCCTGGGGGGCCCCTGACAGAGCACAGCACCCAGGGTGCCCCCTGAACTATGCCGTGCTCAGTCTGCAGTCCAGCCAGGAGGACCAGGGAGCAAATGAACCATGCCGGCGGCCAGAAGGTGGCAGGGCTTGTTCTGGGGATCCCACTAGGGTGAAGGCCAGGACCGCCACCTTCCAGCCCCAGGCTGTCACCAGGGCTGTCATAGGGCACAgacctcccccaaaccccagcaCAGGCAGAGACCCTCACACACGTGCACAAGCTCAACTTGTGTGCACACGTAATCGGGCAGAGCACACTCCTGCGTGTGACACGTGCACACACCCCCATCCACGCGGTCACACACGCACATCAGGTACAGACGCGCTCACCATGCCTGGGTCTGCCCGGTGCAGTGGTCTGGGCCCTCCCTGCTGAGGTCGCCCGTCTTAAGTCCCTCCCAGTCCCCCAGGACAGCTCAGACTCTGGATGCCACTCCCTACAAGGACAGGCTCAGGGCCACCCGGGGGACTGGGCAACTGCAGAGCAAGCTCTGGCAGCCAGCAGTGAGTCAGACGCCCCCATCCTGCTGGCCCCATAGACCTCCAGCCTCCGGGCACCTCCCCGCCTGCccccaccctggagcctgtgttctcCTGGCTCCTGTGCATCTCTGGGGTGACCTGCACATGGGTCAAGGGCCTGGGGACTGTGGGAGCCAGAGGAAGGGGCACCTTTCCCAGACTTGCACAGAGTTACTGTGAATGACCCCGGTGGCCAGTCAGCAAGCGTTCCCCGAGTATGTCTGTCTGCCCTGGCCTCCCCGCCTTGGTGGCAGAGGCGTCCCAGGCCCTGACCCCAGCCCTGGGGCCAGCCCTCCTGTCCCCACGGCAGGGAGCTCCTTGCCTGGCCCTCAGAGGGGGATGACATTTCTGGGATGGAGGATGGCCCAtatgggctgggctgggcccagcACTCAGCCAGATCTTCCTGCTACACCATGGCCCCAGGGGCAGAGTCTGGGGAGGGAACCTGGCCCAGGTGCCCGCTGGTGGTGCCAGATGTTGGAGGCCACCACAAAGTCAGGGAGAAGATGCCCTGGTCCTTGGTGGTGGGGAAGTACAGAGTTAGTGGCAGGAAGGGATGGGGTGGTGGGTCTGCAGGCCGAGCAGGAGGAGGCCAGTGGGTAGATGAATTGGGCAGATGG contains:
- the MYL5 gene encoding myosin light chain 5, whose amino-acid sequence is MTALVTAWGWKVAVLAFTLASRKTKKKEGGALRAQRASSNVFSSFEQAQIQEFKEAFTLIDQNRDGFVDKEDLKDTYASLGKTNVKDEELDAMLTEASGPINFTMFLNMFGEKLSGTDAEETILNAFKMLDSAGKGSINKDYIRQLLMSQADKMTAEEVDQMFQFSTIDAAGNLDYKAPSYVLTHGEEEE